In Bacteroidota bacterium, the sequence CGAATGCTGTTCATCATCGTTATGAACGTGCCCTTCATGTTCAGCAGTATTTTCAGGTGTAGCAGGTTGACGCATAAGATATACGATTAATGCAACCGATGCTATTATTGCTGCTATCGCAAATAAATGTTTTGAATTTTTCATTGATTACTACTTTTAAGGTTCGGTACGACCCCAATTAGGTTGTGTTCTCTTTAAATTTTCATTCACATTTGTTTTCAATTCTTTTGAAACTTTAAAAAGTGGAACAAAATGTTCGTCGACCTGAACCTGTGCACCTGTTCGAGGATTGCGTGCCATTCTTCCTTTTCGCTTCTTCACTTTAAAACTTCCGAAGCCGCGAATTTCAATATTTTTGCCTTCTTTCAAGGCGTTAATTACTGTGGATATAAATCCATCTACTACAGCTTCAGTTTCGACCTTTGTTAGTCCGGTCGCAGAAGCAATTACATCAACAATATCTGCTTTAGTCAATTGTATCCTCCATAAGTTAATGTTACTTAGGGGTTAATTAATTTATATTGTAAAATTGGGTGTTTAAAAATTTCATCTTTTAGATTAAAGAAATCGCCAAGTTTTGTTTCACCCAAAAAACGACCAACAAATGTTTTTCTTTTAACTTCTTTTACTACTGCCGGTTCGCCTTTTATACCGGCTAATTCTGCTGCAATTTTCAGTGCGTCTTCATAAGTCCCGAGTGTATCAACAAGTTTCATTTCTAATGCCGCCTTACCGGTGAAAACCCGACCATCAGCATACTCGATTGCTTTATTTCTATCCAACTTTCGTTCGCTGCCGACTATATCAATAAATTGTGAATGCACATCGTCCATCAGATTTTGAAAATATTGTTTATCTTCTTTTGTCATTTCACGGAAAGGATTACCTGAATCCTTGTACTTCCCCGACTTAACCGTATTCATTTCTATTCCAAGTTTTTGAAACAACGGATCCATTCTGAGAAATTGTGAAATAACGCCGATGCTTCCTGTCAATGTCCCGGGATTTGCTACGATTAAGCTTGCACCACAAGCGACATAATATCCACCGCTTGCAGCAACCGAGCCCATCGACACAACAACCGGTTTACCCGATTCACGTGTCTGTTTTACTTCGTTGTAGATTTCATGACTGGCAACAACACCACCACCAGGCGAATCAACTCTGAATAATACAGCTTTGATTGATTTATCTTTTCGATACTTCTTAAATTGTTTTACAATTTTTTCTGATTCAACAATTACACCTTTTAATTCTATAAGTGCAATTTTTTCGCCTTTGCCGGAAACATATTCAATATCTTCTTCTTGTTCAACGAAAAAAGAAGAAATCAAAATAAATATTCCGGCACTTATAATTAACAACGCGGCAATAATACCGAAAAACCATTTTGAAGATTTTTTCATTCCTATAACCTATTGATTTTACATATAATTATACGAAATCTATGAATGAAAGTCAAACAACTGTAAGTTTTATTTTCCGTATCCTATTGTGTTTAACTTCGTCAACTTGAAACACAATACCCATATATTCCAATTTATCATTACGTTTTGGGACCTTACCCGCAAGATGAAGTACTAATCCTCCAACCGTCGTATATTCAGCATTTTCTTCAATAATCTTTATGTTTAATCTCTTTTCAACGTCTCTCATTAGAGCCGTTCCTTCAACGAGATAAGTTTTACTATCAATAATTTTAATTAGTTTAGATTCTGTGGTGATTAGTGAATCTCCCGAAATGCAATTTAGTATTTCTTGTAATGTAACCATCCCGACAGTTCCCCCATGTTCATCAACTACGATTGCCACATTAATTTTTGTGGTTTGAAATTCTTTCAGTAACTCGATTACATTTTTTGTTTCCGGGATATAAAGTGGCTTACGCACCAGCGGGAGTATATACTCCGTATCGAATTCGGGTATAGTTCGTTCAACTTTTAATATATCTTTTGAATAGATAACTCCCACTATATCATCTTTGCTGGATTTATACACTGGGATGTATAAGCTGTTTGCAATCCGGATTACCTCTTTTAGTTTATTAAGAGTGGTGTGAATATCTATAGAAACGACATTCATTCTCGGTACTAATATATCTTTTGCATTAAGAAAAGATAGCTCACCGATTCGGTGAAATAATTGTTTTATGGGTTCATCGATTTCACCTTGTTGATTCACAATCTCAGTTAGTTGTTTCAAGTCATCTTCAGTTATCACCCGATCTTTTTTTTGATAATTTAGAAATGATTTAATATGTTGCATCAGATATTCAAAGATTTTTGAAAAGGGGGAGAGGAAAAAAGTAAATAAGGAAATTGGGACTGCCGCAAACCTAGCATACTGTAGTGTATATTTTCTGGCAATTACTTTAGGAGTTATTTCTCCGAAAATTAAGATAACAAGCGTTACAAAAACAATTTCAATCAGAAGCGCAATTATTTTATCGGATTGGAAGTGTTGTATTATTTGGAGTGTTAAGATTGCTGCCACCACTGCAGCAGAAACATTCACTAAAGTATTACAAATCAAAATTGTGATAAGCAACTGCGAAGGGTTTTTTAGTAAATATATAAGGCGACGATTTATAAAATTCTGGGGAGCGATATTTACGATATCTTTATTTTTTAAAGAAAATAAAGCTACCTCGCTCCCCGAAAAAAAAGAGGATGCGATAATCAGCAGAAAGAATAGAATGCCGTATGTTAAAATTTCAAGAAACAAATATTATCAGAATGGCAGATCATCATCTTGCTGACTTGATAGAGGCGGCGTCACGCCCTCTTCCTTCGGTTCACCCGAGGAGGTTGAGGCCCCCTTTCCACCGCCAAGCATAATTAAGTTATCGGCATAAATTTCAGTAACATATTTCTTTTTTCCATCTTTATCATCATAATTGCGTGTTCGTATATTTCCTTCGATATATACCTTTTGTCCTTTTTTTAGCCATTCACCACAAACTTCAGCTAATTTATTCCACGCTATTATATTATGCCATTCGGTTCTTTCCTGCACTGCCCCTTCAGTATTTTTCCAGCTGTCTGTTGTAGCAATGGAAAATGAAGCAACAGCAGTTCCGTTTGCTGTGTATCGAAGTTCTGGATCTTTTCCAAGATTTCCGATGAGCATTACTTTATTTAAACTTTTTGATGCCATAGAATTTCTCTCAATTTGTTAATGTTATTTAGTTAAGAATAAATTTGTCGGACAGACCAATATCATTTTATTAGTTAATAAATGTAGATGATCTTGAAATATTTTCACATCGGCAATTCGATTAGCTGATGGCAATTGAAAATATTCCTCGATATTAATTTTGTTCAATTGTTCGCCCAATTGATTAATTATTACCAACTCGGTGTCAGTAACAATATAAATTTCTTTCTCGGATAAACAAAATGCACGTGCTGATTGGGGTACTTCTAATTGAAGTGCCCGTAATAGTGTACCCCAACTATCATAAATTGATATTTTATTGGTCTCTAAAACAAATAAATTGTCTTCTCTCGCTAAAGCAAGTTGAATGGGATGAGGAGCTAGCCGATAATCCCCGATTATCCTTACGTCTTTAACCTGAAGCCCGTCGAAGTTAATTTTCATAATATTTTTATTTTCAGAATCGTAAAAATATAGATTTGAAAACCTATCGACAGCTAAAATAGAAGGCCGCACAAAGCGAATATTAGTGGATTGAAAAGACTCGCCGGATAATGAACTGATAAATTCTAAGTTGCGATTAAATCTCTGGATGCGATTATTGTAATAATCCGAAACAAATATATTCAACCCATAAGAAGCATCAATTGCCACAGGTGTATCGAAATTTAACTGGCCCCAACCAATCCCTCCTATTTCTTTTTGAAATTGATTTTGTGAATTAAATTTCAAAAGTTTATGGTTTTCTTGATCAAGTATATAAGTATTACCTTCGTAATCCAAAGAAAATACTGACGATTCAGAAACCAATGAATCTATTTGAAAATATGAATAACTAGAATCCTGGATGTACGAAAATGGATACCAGATAGATAATAAAATAGAATAGAATATCATTTCTCTATATATGCAAAATATAAAAGGGTTGTTCTCCGAAAAGAACAACCCTACTACCTTAAGATACTATGTTAAAATCCTATCATCACAGAAAACCATTGATTACCGGAAAAGAAAGAAGTGGAACGATATGCGTAATCTACAGACATTTCAATTCCACCGACAGTATATCGAACACCGGCACCAAAAGTAGGTCCAAAAATATTTTCAAATTCTGAGGGAACACCTTGAGCATAAGCATAGCCACCTCTTATAAAAAATAAATTATTATAAGCATATTCAACACCAAAGCGATACTCATCATTTGAATAGTTATTGTTTATAAAAGTAGTGCTCATCTCTACTAAGTGTTCTGTCATTAGTGGATATTTGTATGCAAGACCTAATTCTAACGTTGTAGGCATACCGAATCCGGCAGTTCTAAGTCGCATTGGTTGAGTCGGATATCCGGGAGTCTGATTTGGGTCATCGACAAATCTGTCAAAATCTGAACCATCAAAACTAATTTCTGACCCCAAGTTTTTGAGTGCCACGCCGAAATTAAATCCTGTTTCACCAGCTTTGTATTGTAATCCAAGATCGAATGCAAAGGCTGTAGCGGATACACGGGTAATGGATTCATGAACCATCTTGATATTTGTTCCAAAATGAATTCTATCGGTCATTCTCCGAGAATAAGTTAAACCGATTGTTATAAATGTTGGAGAGTAAGTAATACCAGTTCCTTCGGGTCTATCAATTGTAGTTTCTTCGATTTTTCCAAAAGAGAGAGTTTTTAAACTAACACCGAGATGACCTAAATCTTCCATATTTGCAGCAACCGCTAAATAATTAACGCCGATATCTGCAATGTATGATAAATTCGAGAACATAACCTGAGCACTGAGATTGCTTCTCGATAAACCAGCCGGATTCCAGTGTATTGCATCTAACCCCTGGGCAGTGGCTAAGATCGATCCACTCATACCTACACCGGTTGACCCTACAGGAATTAGTAATTCGGTAGCTCCTGCAGTTCCACGCCGATTTGGTGAACCA encodes:
- a CDS encoding HU family DNA-binding protein — its product is MTKADIVDVIASATGLTKVETEAVVDGFISTVINALKEGKNIEIRGFGSFKVKKRKGRMARNPRTGAQVQVDEHFVPLFKVSKELKTNVNENLKRTQPNWGRTEP
- a CDS encoding PorV/PorQ family protein, with product MKRLKLLNIILVVALFITFTIDSFAGSPNRRGTAGATELLIPVGSTGVGMSGSILATAQGLDAIHWNPAGLSRSNLSAQVMFSNLSYIADIGVNYLAVAANMEDLGHLGVSLKTLSFGKIEETTIDRPEGTGITYSPTFITIGLTYSRRMTDRIHFGTNIKMVHESITRVSATAFAFDLGLQYKAGETGFNFGVALKNLGSEISFDGSDFDRFVDDPNQTPGYPTQPMRLRTAGFGMPTTLELGLAYKYPLMTEHLVEMSTTFINNNYSNDEYRFGVEYAYNNLFFIRGGYAYAQGVPSEFENIFGPTFGAGVRYTVGGIEMSVDYAYRSTSFFSGNQWFSVMIGF
- a CDS encoding single-stranded DNA-binding protein; this translates as MASKSLNKVMLIGNLGKDPELRYTANGTAVASFSIATTDSWKNTEGAVQERTEWHNIIAWNKLAEVCGEWLKKGQKVYIEGNIRTRNYDDKDGKKKYVTEIYADNLIMLGGGKGASTSSGEPKEEGVTPPLSSQQDDDLPF
- the sppA gene encoding signal peptide peptidase SppA, whose translation is MKKSSKWFFGIIAALLIISAGIFILISSFFVEQEEDIEYVSGKGEKIALIELKGVIVESEKIVKQFKKYRKDKSIKAVLFRVDSPGGGVVASHEIYNEVKQTRESGKPVVVSMGSVAASGGYYVACGASLIVANPGTLTGSIGVISQFLRMDPLFQKLGIEMNTVKSGKYKDSGNPFREMTKEDKQYFQNLMDDVHSQFIDIVGSERKLDRNKAIEYADGRVFTGKAALEMKLVDTLGTYEDALKIAAELAGIKGEPAVVKEVKRKTFVGRFLGETKLGDFFNLKDEIFKHPILQYKLINP
- a CDS encoding NHL repeat-containing protein — protein: MIFYSILLSIWYPFSYIQDSSYSYFQIDSLVSESSVFSLDYEGNTYILDQENHKLLKFNSQNQFQKEIGGIGWGQLNFDTPVAIDASYGLNIFVSDYYNNRIQRFNRNLEFISSLSGESFQSTNIRFVRPSILAVDRFSNLYFYDSENKNIMKINFDGLQVKDVRIIGDYRLAPHPIQLALAREDNLFVLETNKISIYDSWGTLLRALQLEVPQSARAFCLSEKEIYIVTDTELVIINQLGEQLNKINIEEYFQLPSANRIADVKIFQDHLHLLTNKMILVCPTNLFLTK
- a CDS encoding hemolysin family protein — protein: MFLEILTYGILFFLLIIASSFFSGSEVALFSLKNKDIVNIAPQNFINRRLIYLLKNPSQLLITILICNTLVNVSAAVVAAILTLQIIQHFQSDKIIALLIEIVFVTLVILIFGEITPKVIARKYTLQYARFAAVPISLFTFFLSPFSKIFEYLMQHIKSFLNYQKKDRVITEDDLKQLTEIVNQQGEIDEPIKQLFHRIGELSFLNAKDILVPRMNVVSIDIHTTLNKLKEVIRIANSLYIPVYKSSKDDIVGVIYSKDILKVERTIPEFDTEYILPLVRKPLYIPETKNVIELLKEFQTTKINVAIVVDEHGGTVGMVTLQEILNCISGDSLITTESKLIKIIDSKTYLVEGTALMRDVEKRLNIKIIEENAEYTTVGGLVLHLAGKVPKRNDKLEYMGIVFQVDEVKHNRIRKIKLTVV